One Thermotoga sp. genomic window, ACAGTTCGCTGACAAAGCAGCGACGATCATAGGATCCGGGATGGGAGGGTTTTTGACGCTGGACAGTGAGAACAACAAATTCCTCTCCAAGGGTCCCAGCAGGGTGAGTCCGTTTTTGATTCCAATGATTCTCATCGACATGGCGCCTGGTATCGTCGCGATGGAGTACGGTCTGAAGGGTCCGAACTTCTCCTCCGTGAGTGCCTGTGCTTCTTCTCTGCATGCAGTGGCACTCGGCACCCTCCTGATAAGACATGGATACGCGGACGTGGCCATTGTCGGAGGAACAGAAGCAACGATAGCACCCCTTCCAATTACCGGGTTTGCAAACATGAGAGCGCTCTCGAGAAGAAACGACGATCCCAAACGTGCTTCCCGTCCGTTCGACAAAGATAGAGACGGTTTCGTCATGGGAGAAGGTGGTGCGGTCCTCATACTCGAGGCCGAAGAAGTTGCAAAGTCGAGAGGAGCAAAAATTGTGGCAGAGATAAAAGGTGTCGGTATGACGGACGACGCGTACCATTTCAGCGCTCCGGATCCAGAAGGCAGGGGAGCGGCAAAAGCGATGAAACTGGCACTGAAAGAGTCTGGCCTTTCTGAGAGGGACATTGATTACGTGAGTTGCCACGCCACAAGCACACCCGCCGGCGATGAGGCAGAACTCAAGGCGATAAAGAAGGTCCTGGGAGAACATGCAAAGAACGTAGCCATAAACTCTTCAAAGGCTCTGATAGGACATCTCCTCGGCGCTGCCGGTGCCGTAGAACTCGTTCTTGCGCTCCTT contains:
- a CDS encoding beta-ketoacyl-ACP synthase II is translated as QFADKAATIIGSGMGGFLTLDSENNKFLSKGPSRVSPFLIPMILIDMAPGIVAMEYGLKGPNFSSVSACASSLHAVALGTLLIRHGYADVAIVGGTEATIAPLPITGFANMRALSRRNDDPKRASRPFDKDRDGFVMGEGGAVLILEAEEVAKSRGAKIVAEIKGVGMTDDAYHFSAPDPEGRGAAKAMKLALKESGLSERDIDYVSCHATSTPAGDEAELKAIKKVLGEHAKNVAINSSKALIGHLLGAAGAVELVLALLQMQHSFVHGMPNLDNPTEEAQGTGLVGKEPIQREIRNFIKNSFGFGGHNVSLVVGRYES